In a single window of the Anaplasma platys genome:
- a CDS encoding CTP synthase encodes MSKKDTDAARFIFVTGGVVSSLGKGLAAASIGSLLQGHGYRVRLRKLDPYLNVDPGTMSPAQHGEVFITADGGETDLDLGHYERFTGALTTKADNVTAGRIYHELLKKERRGDYLGQTVQVVPHVIDLIASCILSNNSGADFVICEIGGTVGDIESQPFLEAIRQVGYRLSKSRTIYVHLTLVPYIGTVGELKTKPTQHSVKELSSHGIQPDIVLYRSKAQLPSYQSDKIANFCNVAADNIIPALDVDNIYMLPVMYHKHKLDTQILKHFGVAGSEPDLSKWHNVLSLANRAEEDVMVAIVGKYTTALDAYTSLTEALTHAGIHSGIHVRVKWIDSRLPINKGDFSDVDAILIPGGFGSDGIETKKSAITYARENGIPMLGICMGMQLAVIEYAQNVLGLEGANSTEFAIDCKNPVISELPGLQLDGEYKMGGSMRLGLYTCNLDPDSAVAAIYGCTTIRERRRHRYGINPKYKSLFTDGGLSFTGAAEDRDLPEVLEIREHPWFIGVQYHPEFGSSPFASHPLFLSFVTAALEKKRKLAE; translated from the coding sequence ATGTCGAAAAAAGATACTGATGCAGCTCGCTTTATTTTTGTAACCGGAGGAGTTGTCTCCTCGCTAGGTAAAGGTCTTGCTGCAGCTTCTATAGGTTCCTTGCTGCAGGGACACGGGTACCGCGTCAGGCTGAGAAAGTTAGACCCATATCTCAACGTTGATCCTGGCACTATGAGCCCAGCCCAACACGGGGAGGTGTTTATAACTGCTGACGGTGGAGAAACTGACCTGGACCTAGGACATTACGAGCGCTTTACCGGTGCATTAACTACCAAGGCTGATAACGTAACCGCTGGAAGGATCTACCACGAGCTACTGAAAAAAGAACGCCGCGGTGATTATCTCGGGCAGACCGTACAAGTTGTACCACACGTTATCGACTTGATCGCGTCATGCATTTTAAGCAATAACTCTGGTGCGGATTTCGTGATTTGCGAAATAGGGGGCACTGTGGGGGATATAGAGAGCCAGCCGTTCCTTGAAGCCATAAGACAGGTTGGATACCGGTTAAGCAAAAGTCGCACAATTTATGTTCATCTTACATTGGTGCCTTACATAGGAACTGTGGGAGAGCTTAAAACAAAGCCAACGCAACACTCTGTTAAGGAGCTCAGCTCACATGGGATTCAGCCTGATATTGTTCTGTACCGGAGTAAGGCTCAGCTACCATCGTACCAGAGCGACAAAATCGCTAACTTTTGCAATGTGGCCGCGGATAATATAATCCCCGCCCTGGATGTCGATAACATCTACATGCTTCCAGTTATGTACCACAAACATAAGCTGGACACCCAAATACTTAAGCATTTCGGAGTTGCGGGCAGCGAGCCTGACCTATCTAAGTGGCATAATGTACTTAGTTTGGCAAACCGGGCAGAGGAAGATGTTATGGTAGCCATAGTGGGAAAATACACTACTGCCTTAGATGCCTATACTTCGCTCACTGAAGCGCTGACACATGCTGGAATCCATAGCGGGATCCACGTGCGTGTAAAGTGGATTGATTCTCGTTTACCTATCAATAAAGGAGATTTCTCTGACGTTGATGCTATATTAATCCCGGGTGGGTTTGGATCAGATGGTATAGAAACAAAAAAGAGCGCTATCACCTATGCTAGAGAAAACGGCATACCGATGTTGGGAATCTGCATGGGAATGCAGCTTGCAGTTATTGAGTATGCACAGAACGTGCTCGGATTGGAGGGCGCAAACTCCACTGAGTTCGCTATCGACTGTAAGAACCCTGTGATAAGTGAGCTTCCTGGTTTACAGCTTGATGGAGAATATAAGATGGGCGGCAGCATGCGCTTGGGGCTGTATACCTGTAATCTAGATCCGGATTCAGCAGTTGCGGCAATATACGGATGCACAACCATACGTGAGCGTCGGCGTCATAGGTACGGAATAAATCCAAAATACAAAAGTTTGTTCACTGATGGTGGTCTCTCATTCACTGGAGCTGCTGAAGACAGGGATTTGCCAGAAGTACTTGAAATTAGAGAGCACCCTTGGTTTATTGGAGTTCAATACCACCCAGAGTTTGGCTCAAGTCCGTTTGCCTCGCATCCATTGTTTTTATCCTTTGTTACCGCTGCCCTAGAGAAAAAGCGCAAATTAGCTGAGTAG
- the secG gene encoding preprotein translocase subunit SecG, translated as MFLVAVQVFLALLLVLLVLLQSPESGSIGGFDGAQCNLGSVFSKGAPSTLIARLTAFVAAVFIINTLLLVGTGSKNAREVDITGGVELTTKQTAGVGEVPSE; from the coding sequence ATGTTTTTGGTAGCAGTACAGGTGTTTTTGGCGCTTTTGTTGGTGCTTTTGGTTCTGCTGCAGTCACCTGAATCGGGGAGCATAGGGGGTTTTGACGGAGCTCAGTGTAATCTGGGATCTGTGTTCAGTAAGGGGGCACCTTCGACGTTAATAGCAAGGCTCACTGCCTTTGTCGCTGCTGTGTTTATAATCAATACTCTGCTTCTCGTGGGCACGGGCTCTAAGAATGCCCGCGAAGTGGATATAACAGGCGGCGTTGAGTTAACCACAAAACAAACCGCCGGTGTGGGCGAAGTTCCTTCTGAATAG
- a CDS encoding tyrosine recombinase: MKDNRCISAFLEFLVSVKGVSENTSYNYRCDLQNLGAFLKRRGVRIVDASSDDLRTYIRYLSKKGHKASTVARRISAIRRLYGFLHSDRLVASDPSLNLDSYKLGRSLPQSISESDIERLSAVAQQDGTGEGKRITAMVNILYSSGIRVSELVSLKFHEVDAMLRARDGDVGHIVIRGKGGRERLVLFSDIAMDSICDYLAVRKCFIARGRTESRWLFPGSRYDSHISRQRVGQLLKLLAQNAGVDRDKISPHKFRHSFATHLLNNGSNIVFIQKMLGHVNLSTTQIYTHVAREKLKEAIEEFHPLSNIK, from the coding sequence GTGAAAGATAATCGCTGTATAAGTGCTTTTTTGGAGTTTTTGGTTTCAGTTAAGGGCGTTTCGGAGAACACCAGCTATAACTATAGGTGCGACCTCCAGAACCTAGGTGCGTTTTTAAAGCGGCGTGGCGTTAGAATAGTTGATGCAAGTTCTGACGATTTGCGCACGTATATTCGATATCTGAGCAAAAAGGGACACAAAGCGTCCACCGTGGCCAGGAGAATTTCTGCCATTAGGAGATTGTATGGGTTTCTGCACAGTGACCGCCTGGTCGCAAGTGACCCATCTCTTAACCTGGACTCGTACAAGTTGGGACGCTCACTACCGCAGTCGATTTCTGAGTCGGACATAGAGCGTCTTTCAGCGGTTGCACAACAAGATGGCACCGGTGAAGGAAAGCGGATTACTGCCATGGTCAACATCTTGTACTCCTCGGGTATCCGCGTTTCTGAGCTTGTGAGTTTGAAATTCCATGAAGTGGACGCCATGCTGCGTGCGCGCGATGGAGATGTCGGGCACATTGTTATCAGAGGCAAAGGGGGAAGAGAGAGGTTGGTTCTTTTCAGCGATATTGCTATGGACAGTATCTGCGACTATCTTGCAGTGAGAAAGTGTTTTATTGCGCGGGGGAGGACGGAATCCAGGTGGTTATTTCCTGGTTCGAGGTATGACAGCCACATAAGCCGGCAAAGAGTAGGGCAGTTATTGAAGCTCTTAGCACAAAATGCCGGGGTAGACCGGGATAAGATCTCACCTCATAAGTTTCGACATTCGTTTGCAACGCACCTCCTGAACAACGGGTCAAACATAGTGTTCATACAAAAAATGCTCGGGCACGTTAATCTTTCCACAACTCAGATATACACTCACGTAGCCAGGGAAAAGCTCAAGGAAGCGATTGAGGAATTTCACCCGCTATCGAACATTAAGTAA
- a CDS encoding ABC transporter ATP-binding protein — protein MNYTLELHDVGQHYAEHNATVFAGVNLKIAQGEFVALIGNSGAGKSTLLHIAGLLQVPTHGTVLINNVRCSPAKDAIRTKIRRANLGFVYQSPNLLHELNVLENVMLPLRILGQSTKKAHIEASAILQELGLEHKMLHQISCLSGGEKQRVALARALVNRPCLLLADEPTGSLDPSTSDAVFSVMYNSVKTRNLSALVVTHNHLLANKSDILLSLQNGKLAKL, from the coding sequence GTGAACTACACGTTGGAATTGCATGATGTTGGCCAACACTACGCAGAACATAACGCCACAGTTTTTGCTGGGGTTAACTTAAAAATAGCACAGGGGGAGTTTGTGGCGTTGATCGGGAATTCTGGAGCTGGGAAAAGCACCCTACTACACATAGCAGGATTGCTACAGGTACCTACACATGGCACGGTATTGATAAATAATGTTAGGTGCTCACCTGCGAAAGATGCCATTAGAACCAAAATTCGGCGTGCTAACCTGGGATTTGTGTACCAGTCGCCTAATTTGCTCCACGAGTTGAATGTCTTGGAAAACGTTATGCTTCCGCTGAGAATTCTTGGACAGAGCACTAAAAAAGCTCACATTGAGGCATCAGCAATTTTACAAGAACTTGGGCTTGAACACAAAATGCTACACCAAATTTCCTGCCTCTCCGGGGGCGAAAAACAGCGCGTTGCACTTGCGCGCGCTCTGGTAAACAGACCATGTCTGCTACTCGCTGACGAGCCCACAGGAAGCTTGGACCCTTCAACCTCTGATGCCGTTTTTTCCGTGATGTATAATAGCGTCAAAACGAGAAACCTGTCAGCATTGGTGGTAACCCATAACCACTTACTAGCCAACAAGTCCGACATTTTACTGTCTCTTCAGAATGGAAAGCTAGCGAAACTGTAG
- a CDS encoding NADP-dependent malic enzyme: protein MSGLSEKDVEALEFHCMRKPGKVSLLPTKPLMTQNDLSLAYSPGVAAPCLKIADDPDSIYEYTAKGNYVAVISNGTAVLGLGNIGPAASKPVMEGKAVLFKRFADIDAVDIEVDTQDVEEFINAVKHLGHSWGGINLEDIRAPECFDIERRLGELMDIPVFHDDQHGTAIIVLAGIINALDITGRNFKDVKVVINGAGAAGIACAEMLKFVGIPHDNVFMCDQNGVIFKGRQLGVNKWKLKHAVETSDRDLKDAVKGADIFIGLSVRDVLSREMLLSMNKEPIIFALANPYPEVDPEFAREVRPDAIIATGRSDYCNQVNNVMGFPYIFRGALDVRARSVNNEMKLAVAKAIAMLAREVVSDEVLDAYGGRGMRYGKEYIIPTPFDPRLISVVSPAAAKAAIDSGVARMLIDDWDKYARKLSSKVSATANVLNIMYGSVQSTPKRVIFSEGEEVRVIKAALQWKSQGYGTPILVGRADKVKDGLELIGVDSFDGIEIANAAMSTRNDLYIEYLYGKLQRDGYLHRRCVRDVKTDRNVFAACMLACGDGDIMVTGVTRGYRESLADVRKVVGTSNGAVIGLSVITSEERTLFIADTAVNEFPTASELADIAVTAATAARRMGHEPRVAFVSFSNFGSHSQQEAARIKECMRIMDVMGVGFAYDGEMSIDVALKQESLSLYPFNRIKEPANVLVMPSLCSASISSKLLQEVGGVTVMGPILMGLEKPVQIVHMTASVSEILSQALLATLYNLA, encoded by the coding sequence ATGAGCGGTCTTTCAGAAAAAGATGTTGAGGCACTGGAATTTCACTGCATGAGAAAACCAGGCAAGGTCTCTTTGCTACCTACTAAGCCCTTAATGACGCAAAATGATTTGTCATTGGCGTATTCCCCAGGTGTTGCGGCCCCGTGCCTAAAAATAGCGGACGATCCTGATAGCATTTATGAGTACACAGCAAAGGGAAACTATGTTGCTGTGATATCAAACGGCACTGCTGTTTTGGGATTGGGTAATATAGGTCCAGCGGCTTCAAAGCCCGTGATGGAAGGTAAGGCTGTACTATTCAAGCGGTTTGCTGACATTGATGCTGTAGACATAGAGGTAGACACGCAGGATGTTGAGGAGTTTATTAATGCAGTTAAGCATCTAGGCCATAGCTGGGGTGGAATTAATCTCGAAGATATCCGGGCGCCGGAGTGCTTTGACATAGAAAGGCGACTTGGCGAGTTAATGGATATTCCTGTGTTTCATGATGATCAGCATGGGACTGCGATCATCGTTTTAGCGGGAATCATCAATGCCTTGGACATCACTGGGCGGAACTTTAAGGACGTAAAAGTCGTTATTAATGGTGCGGGGGCGGCAGGTATAGCCTGTGCAGAGATGCTGAAGTTTGTGGGCATACCACACGACAACGTTTTCATGTGTGATCAGAATGGTGTGATCTTCAAGGGGCGTCAGTTAGGGGTCAATAAGTGGAAATTAAAGCATGCGGTTGAGACCAGTGATCGGGACCTGAAAGATGCGGTGAAGGGTGCTGATATATTTATCGGCCTATCAGTCCGCGATGTGTTAAGTCGGGAAATGTTGTTGTCGATGAACAAGGAGCCCATCATCTTTGCGCTGGCAAATCCATACCCAGAAGTGGATCCGGAGTTTGCTAGAGAAGTTAGGCCGGATGCTATTATAGCAACCGGTAGGTCGGACTACTGCAACCAAGTAAACAATGTGATGGGCTTTCCTTACATTTTCAGGGGAGCTTTAGACGTGCGGGCTAGATCTGTAAACAACGAAATGAAGCTTGCAGTTGCCAAAGCTATAGCTATGTTGGCGCGAGAGGTAGTAAGCGATGAGGTTCTTGATGCTTACGGTGGCCGTGGAATGAGGTATGGTAAGGAATACATAATTCCTACTCCTTTCGATCCTAGGTTGATATCTGTGGTGTCCCCTGCGGCAGCTAAGGCTGCGATCGATTCTGGGGTGGCCAGAATGCTCATTGATGATTGGGATAAATATGCCCGAAAATTGAGCTCAAAGGTATCCGCGACTGCCAACGTCTTGAACATTATGTATGGATCAGTGCAAAGCACGCCTAAGCGTGTGATATTTTCGGAGGGGGAGGAAGTAAGGGTTATTAAGGCAGCGTTGCAGTGGAAAAGCCAAGGATACGGAACTCCCATCCTTGTGGGCAGGGCGGATAAGGTAAAAGATGGGCTTGAACTAATCGGTGTTGATAGCTTTGATGGCATTGAAATCGCCAATGCTGCAATGTCAACGCGCAATGACTTGTACATCGAGTACCTATATGGCAAGCTGCAACGGGATGGTTATCTGCACCGTAGGTGTGTTCGTGACGTTAAAACAGACAGGAACGTATTCGCAGCGTGCATGCTGGCGTGTGGTGATGGTGACATCATGGTTACGGGTGTTACCAGAGGATATAGGGAATCTCTTGCCGATGTCAGGAAGGTTGTTGGGACTAGCAATGGCGCTGTAATTGGCTTGTCAGTTATCACTAGTGAAGAGCGCACTTTATTCATTGCTGATACCGCAGTTAATGAGTTTCCGACAGCATCTGAGTTGGCTGATATTGCGGTGACTGCTGCAACGGCTGCTAGGCGCATGGGGCATGAGCCCAGGGTGGCTTTTGTATCATTTTCCAATTTTGGTAGTCACTCGCAGCAGGAAGCAGCCAGAATCAAGGAATGCATGCGTATTATGGACGTCATGGGTGTTGGTTTTGCTTACGACGGGGAGATGTCTATTGACGTAGCGCTGAAGCAGGAGTCTTTGTCGCTATATCCCTTTAATAGGATAAAAGAGCCAGCGAATGTACTGGTAATGCCCAGCTTGTGCAGTGCGAGCATTTCCTCAAAACTGCTGCAGGAAGTTGGGGGAGTGACAGTGATGGGGCCAATTCTTATGGGTCTGGAAAAGCCCGTGCAGATAGTGCATATGACGGCGTCGGTATCAGAAATCCTGAGCCAGGCTTTGCTCGCTACTTTGTATAACCTCGCTTAA